One window of Hypanus sabinus isolate sHypSab1 chromosome 18, sHypSab1.hap1, whole genome shotgun sequence genomic DNA carries:
- the LOC132407316 gene encoding zinc finger protein 239-like codes for MAHQRVHTGEKPFSCSKCGKEFTQSSDLLAHQRVHTGEKPFTCPECGKGFTCSSQLKVHQRVHTGERPFTCPECGKGFTQSSNLQIHQRVHTGEKPFNCLDCGKGFIQVASLLKHQRVHTGDRPFTCSDCGKGFTQSSHLQSHQRVHTGEKPFTCSDCGKGFSQLSNLQSHQQVHTGEKPFTCSKCGKIFTQSSDLLAHQRVHTGERPFTCSDCGKGFTCSSQLKVHQRVHTGERPFTCPECGKGFTQSSNLQIHQRLHTGEKPFTCPDCRKGFIQAAGLLKHQRVHTGERPFTCSECGKGFTQSSHLQSHQRVHTG; via the coding sequence atggctcaccagcgagttcacactggggagaagccattctcctgctcaaaatgtgggaaagaattcactcagtcatctgatctgctggctcaccagcgagttcacactggggagaagccattcacctgcccagaatgtgggaagggattcacttgctcatctcaactgaaagtacatcagcgagttcacactggggagaggccattcacctgcccagaatgtgggaagggattcactcaatcatccaatctacagattcaccagcgagttcacactggggagaagccgttcaactgcctagactgtgggaagggattcattcaggtAGCTAGcctactgaaacaccagcgagttcacactggggataggccgttcacctgctcagactgtgggaagggattcactcagtcatcccacctacagagtcaccagcgtgttcacacaggtgagaagccattcacttgctcagactgtggaaagggattctctcagttatccaatctacagagtcaccagcaagttcacactggggagaaaccgttcacctgctcaaaaTGTGGGAAaatattcactcagtcatctgatctgctggctcaccagcgagttcacactggggagaggccgtttacctgctcagactgtgggaagggattcacttgctcatctcaactgaaagtacatcagcgagttcacactggggagaggccattcacctgcccagaatgtgggaagggattcactcaatcatccaacctacagattcaccagcgacttcacactggggagaagcctttcacgtGCCCAGACtgtaggaagggattcattcaggcAGCTGGCCTActgaaacatcagcgagttcacactggggagaggccgttcacctgctcagaatgtgggaagggattcactcagtcatcccacctacagagtcaccaacgagttcacactgggtag